Below is a genomic region from Rhizobium sp. 007.
GACCGACCTGTGCGATCCGGCCGTTGGCGTCGATGAGGATATCGACTGCACTGCCTGGGGTGTCAGCACCAAAGGCCATAGGCTTCACATTGGTGAGCAGGAGCGGCTTGCGCGCTTGTTCCCCGGTCATTCAAAGGTCCTTTCGAAGTTTTGGATCGAGCATGTCGCGCAGCCCGTCGCCGACCATCTGCAGTGAGAGCACGGAAAGAACGATGGCGACGCCCGGAAACAGCGTCATCCAGTCGGCCTGGCCGATATACTGCCGCCCGGCGGCGATCATCGTTCCCCAGGTCGGAATTTCGGGGCTGACGCCCAGGCCGAGGAAGGAAAGGCCGGCTTCAGCCAGCATGGCGCTGGCAAAGAGGAAGGTGCCTTGCACCAGGATCGGCGAAAGCAGATTGCGCAGGACATGCCGGGTCATGATATGGAAGGTCGAAATCCCGAGTGCTTGCGCGGCCTCGACATAGGGCAGTTCGCGGATGACCAGCGTCGATGCACGGACAATACGCGCAAGACGTGGCGAATACACGATCGACAACGCGATGATGACCGTGGTGAGCGACGGTCCAAGGGCTGCGACCAGGGCGATCGCCAACAGAATGTCCGGAAAGGCCATCATCGCGTCGATCAGCCGGGCGATTGGCGCGTCGAATTGCTTGAAGAAGCCGGCAAGCAAACCGAGGCTCACCCCGATCAACGCCGAAAGCACGACGACGGCAGCGCCGACGAGCAGCGACAGGCGCCCGGCAAAGATCGTTCGCGAGAAGACGTCGCGGCCGAATTCATCCGTTCCAAAGAAGAACAGTCCGCTCGGCGGCTTCAGCCGGTTGACGATCGAAAGCTTGGAGGGCGAATAAGGAGTGACCCATGGAGCAAGGATTGCCAAGAGCACGAAGACTGTGAGGATGAGCACGCCGAAGGCAACGGTCTTGCGCTTCAGAAAACGCCGGAGAAACTTGCTGCCCTCGCTTAAGGCAGGCCGTGTTGCAATATCCGTCATCAGTAGCGCACCCTCGGATCGACCAAAAGATAGAGCATGTCGATCGCAAAATTGATCAGCACGTAGAGGGCTGCAATGATGAGCAGCGCTCCTTGGATGACCGGGTAATCGCGACGAAGGACCGCCGAGACGACCAGATTGCCGACACCTGGAAGACCGAAGACCGTTTCGGTCACGACAGCGCCTGAAATCAGCACCGCCGCAGTCAACCCGATAACGGTCAGGATCGGGATCAACGCGTTCTTGAGCGCGTGCTTGAGGATCACCCGGCGTTCGATCAGGCCTTTGGCGCGTGCCGTGCGGATATAGTCGTCGCCGAGCACATCAAGCATCGAGGCACGTGTGAAACGCAAGATCAGCGCCGAGGAAACAATACCGAGCGCAAAGGCTGGCAACGTCAGGTGATACATGCGCCCAAAGAAGTTCGCGCCCGGTCCGCCATAGCCCGAAACCGGAAAGAAGTTGAAGCGCACGGCGAAGAACTGCATCAGAATCAGGCCGAGCCAAAAGCTCGGAATGCTTGCCGCAAACATTGCAACCGTCGTGGCCGCCTGATCGACGAAGGAACCGCGGCGATAGGCAGCATAAATGCCGATCGGCAGCGCGATGACGCAGGCGATCGCCAGCGAGAACACCGTCAGGAAAAAGGTCGGCTCGGCGCGGTCTAGAAGGGCTGCGGTGACCGGCATGTTCAAGAAAATAGATTGCCCGAGGTCGCCTCTGAGGAGCTGACTGATGTAATAGACATATTGCACCAGGACCGACTGATCGAGCCCGAGACGACCTCGAAGCTCGGCGATATCCTGAGGCGTTGCATCTGGGCCCAGCATGACGGCTGCCGGATCACCTGGCGTCACGCGCACGATGACAAAGACAATCGTGACGACGAGGAACATCACAACCATCATGCCGAAGAGGCGCTGGAGAATGTAACGGATCATTGAAATGCGGTCCCTGGCACCGTCGAAGAGGGATACCGGCCGGCAGGACCGGCATCCCGAGGATCAATCGTCACTTCTTGATCGAAGCGTTCCAGAAGTACGGCCACGGAGCCGGATCGACACCTTCGAGCTTGTTCGATTCCGCCGAAACGGCGTTGAAGTCGCCGATCTTCATGAAGGGCGCATCTTCATAGATCGCTTTTTGGACATTGGCCCAGAGTTCGATGCGCTTGGCAGAATCGACTTCAGAGGTGAAGGCATCGACGGCGGCCTTGCGGGCAGGCGTATCCCACCACCCCGGCGAGCTGGTCGAGAGCGAGCCGATCAGCGCCGGCTCCGGCAGGAACGGGCTGTGGCTGATATAAATGTCCCAAAGCTTCGGATCGGCACGGCGCTGCGTCAGCGTCGCCCAGTCGACGACCTGCATGTCGACGGTAAAGCCCGCGAGCTTCAGATACTCCGCTGCAACCTGCGCCATCTTGTAGTGGAATTCGTACTGACGGCTGGTGAGGATACGCAGCGGTTCGCCGTTGTAGCCCGTCTTCTTTAAGGCTTCGGCAGCCTCTTCGGGCTTTGCAACATTGTAATTGCCTTCAACGCCGGCATCCGTGTGCCAGGAATAGGCTTCCGGATAGATATCGCCGTCCAACGTGTAGAAATCCGTGCTGCCGAAGGCAGCGGCCAGCATGTCCTCCATGCTGAGGGCCTGGCGGATCGCCTTGCGGACCTCGATGTTCTTCGCAATGCCTTCCTTGGTATTGAAGACGAAGACCGGATAGCCGAAGGGCTTGAGGATGATCGGCTGTGAGGCCGTCGATGCCTTCAGCTTGTCGAAGGATTCGACCGGGATGGAATCGACATAGTCATACTGGCCGGAGACGGCAGCCTCGACGCGGGTGTTCGGATCCGGCACCGGAACGAAGCGGATTTCATCGAGATACTGGTGACGCGCGCCGCCATAGCCATCGCTCTCGCCATCGCGTGACTTGTAGCCACTAAAGCGAACGAGCTGAATATACTGGTCGGCCTTGCGCTCCTTCAGCATGTAGGGGCCGGTTCCGATGAAATCCTTCATCGGCTCGTCCTGCTTGTCGGAAGGAATGATGATTGCAGCAGAATTGTTGAAGGCAAGCAGAGAGGTCAGCGGCGCATAGGGTTGCCTCAGGGTGATCTTGACGGTTGCCGGATCGACTGCAGCGATCGCTTCGATGAAGCCTGCAGCCTGCTTGCCGCGCGAGGCGATCTTTGTCCAGCGGGTGAGCGATGCAACGACATCTTCCGACGTCATGTCGCTGTTGTCGTGGAACTTGATGCCGGTGCGCAGCTTGATCGTGTAGCTTTTGCCGTCCGCGCTGATATTGGGCAGGCTTTCGGCCAGAAGCGGGGTGACGTTCCACTTCTTGTCGAAGGTATAGAGCGTCTCGAAGATATGCTGCGTGACGATCCCGACGAGGTCGGCAGTCGAGGACATCGGATCAAGCGTCGGCGGCTCGCCGATCGTCGCGACATTGATGATACCGCCTTTTTCCTGCGCCATCAGTGTGGTCGGCAAGGCGACGAGTGCCGTGCCGAGAAGGAATGCGACTAGAGTCTTCATTTCATGCTCCCGGTTTATTGTTCCATATTTATGTTATATAAGTCTTTATAATAGAATATCGGCCACCGACGGAATCCGCCAGCACGATCTCCCGCTCGGGGTCGGAGGACTTCGCGGTATCGGCGATCTTTTCATGCACCGGCGGATCGAGCGGTTCTTCGCGCCGGGATTTCCTGGAGCGCAGCATATCGAGGCAGATGCGCGCCACGACCGTCGTCAGCCAACCGCCGAGATTGCCGAGCTCGCTTGTGTCCGAGCGGCCGAGCCTGAGCCATGCCTCCTGCACCGCATCCTCCGCCTCCGCACGCGAGCCGAGCATGCGGTAGGCGACAGTCTTCAGATGCGCGCGGTTGGCCTCGAATTCGTCCGCCAGAAATTTTTTCTCGTCCATCGGTCACATTCCTTCATCGCGTTACGTCACCACCATGACGAACGAATTCCGGCCGATGTGACAGACAAGCGGCCGGTGGCGTCATTCGCTGAAACATAGCAAGGAGACATAACATGCAATCGAGAATGGGAAATCCGGCCGTCGTCATCCCTGAAGCCATGCAGGCGCTGCTCGCTTTCGGGAATATTCCCCAAAAGTGCGGCCTTTCGCCAAAGCTGCTCGAGCTCGTCAACCTGCGCGCCAGCCAGATCAACGGCTGCGGCGTCTGCGTCGACGGTCATCCCCGCATTGCCCGCAGGCTCGGAGAGACCGACGAGCGCCTCTTTGCCGTTTCCGCCTGGCGTGAGACGCCTTATTTCAGCCCGGCAGAACGCGCGGCCCTGGCGCTGACCGAAGCCGTCAGCCGCGTCAGCGACCGCGCCGATCCGGTGCCGGACGAAATCTGGGACGAGGCGGCACGCCATTACGACACCAAGAGCCTTGCGGCCCTCGTCATCGCCATCGCCAACATTAATGTCTGGAACCGGCTGAACGTCGCGACGCGCCAGATCGCCGGCGAATGGAAGCCTTGAGGTTCCCCTGGCCGCCGCTGTTGAAGCGGCGGCCAGGGCGCCTTGGGAGGCCTAGATGATACCGCCGCCGCCAGCCATGGAGGCCGGACGTTCGGCGGAAACCTTTCTCCTGTAGCCGCTGGCGCGATAAGCCGCGACCGGATCAATGGCGCCGCCGGCGCGCCGACGCGCTTCGGCGAGGATCGGCTCGACGTCGGTGCGATACGCGCGCTTCAGCGTTTCCGTCGCCATCAGCGCATCATTTTCATTCTGATGGCCGGACAGCGCCTCGCGATCGACGATCAACGCCTGCGCATAGGCGCGGCGGATTTCGTTGGCGCTATTGATCAGGCTTTCGATCGGGTCAGTGACATTATGCGACTGATCGATCATGTGAGCCGGATGGAAGCCCTTCACCCCACGATACTCGGCATCGACCAGCTCATTGAAGACGAGGAACAGACGGTAAGGCTCGATTGCACCGGCATCGAGGTCATCGTCACCATATTTCGAATCATTGAAGTGGAAACCACCAAGCTTGCCAAACTGAATCAGCCTGGCGACGATCATCTCGATGTTGGTGTTCGGGGCATGATGACCGAGATCGACGAGGCACTGGGCTTTCGGCCCGAGTGTGTGCGCGATCAGATAGTTCGTGCCCCAATCCTGCACGATGGTCGAATAGAAGGCCGGCTCGTACATCTTGTGCTCGGAAAACAGCCGCCAGTCGTCGGGCAGCCCCTTGTAGATCTCCGCCATCGCCACAAGATAGCGCTCGAAGGCCTTGGTAAAATTGCTCTGGCCGGGGAAATTCGAGCCGTCGCCGATCCAGACCGTCAGCGCCTTTGAGCCGAGTGCCTTGCCGATCTCGATGCATTCCAGATTGTGCTCGATGGCCTGTTGTCGCGTCGCGGCGTCCGTATGGCTGAGCGAGCCATATTTATAAGAGCGCTTCTGACCTGGCGCGTCCGAGAACGTGTTGGAATTCATTGCATCGAAGCTAAGACCGAGCGCATCGCCTTTTGCCCTCAATTCGCCGGCATCTGCCTTATCCCAGGGGATGTGGAGCGAAACGGTCGGCGTTGCTTGCGTCAGCTGATGAATGACGGCGCAGTCGTCCAGCTTGTCAAAGATGCCACGCGGTTCGCCGGTGCCGGGAAAGCGGGCAAAGCGCGTGCCACCCGTTCCGACGCCCCAAGAAGGAACAGCCACGAAAAATGCTGCGACCTTTGTCGTAATGGCGTCGATATCAACGCCGCGGCGTCCAAGATTTGCGCCGAGCGCGTCGTAATCGGCCTTGAGAGCCGCCGCCCGCTTGGCATTTTCCTCGGCAATCAGATGCTGCGCAATCTTAAACTCGGCCATCAAATCCTCCCTGAAACACGAACCATAGGCCCTGTTCTGCGTTCTATTGCTTTATTCCTCACCCACCAAAGAGGCGCTAGTGGACGTCATCCGCATCCTTCTCGCGATCATCCTGCCGCCACTCGGTGTCTTCCTGCAGGTCGGGCTCGGCCTGCATTTCTGGCTCAATATCCTACTGACGCTTTGCGGCTACCTGCCCGGGATCATCCATGCCATTTGGGTGATACTCCGGAAGTAGATCCCTAGCGCGGGAAGCTCTGCGCGTTGCCGGCATCCACGTTGATGATGTTGCCGGTGGATTTCGCCGAAAGATCCGACGCGAGGAAATAGATCGCCTCGGCGATATCTTCGGGAAAGACGTTGAGCTTCAGCATCGAGCGCTTGCGGTAGTGTTCCTCCAGGTCGTCTACTTCAATCTTCGAAGAAGCCGCACGCTGTTCGCGCCACTCGCCGTTCCAGATCTTCGAGCCGCGCAGCACCGCATCCGGGTTCACGGTGTTCACCCGAATGCCTGCTTCTGCCCCCTCCAACGCCAGGCAACGGGCCAAATGGATCTCGGCGGCCTTAGCCGTGCAATAAGCAGCCGCATTCGGCGAGGAGGCAAGGCCGTTCTTGGAGGCGACGAAGACCACGTTGCCGCCGAGGTTCTGACGGCGGAACAGGCGGAAGGCTTCGCGCGAAACCAGGAAATAGCCGGTTGTCAGAATATCGATATTCTTATTCCACATCGAAAGCTCGGTGGTTTCGATGGGCGCTGAAGACGCAATACCGGCGTTCGAAACGAGGATGTCGATGCCGCCGAACTCGACGCAGGATTCGGCAAAGGACGAGACCACGGCATCTTCCTTGGTGACGTCGAGCTTCACGCTACGCACCGCATCGGCACCGTACTTCTTCACGAAATCGGCTTCCGTCGCCGCCAGTGCCGACTGATCGATATCGGCAAGCACCACGCAGGCGCCCTCGCCTACCAGACGGGCCGCCGTCGCACGGCCGATGCCGCCGGCTCCGCCGGTGACAAAGGCCACCTTGCCGGCAAGGCTCTTCGGCTTCGGCATGCGCTGCAGCTTTGCCTCTTCCAAGAGCCAGTATTCAATATCGAAGGCTTCCTGTTCAGGCAGACCCTGATATTCGGAGACCGTCGACGCACCGCGCATCACGTTGATGGCGTTGACGTAAAATTCGCTCGCGATGCGGGCCGTCGCCTTGTCGCGGGCAAAGGACAGCATGCCGACGCCGGGAATGAGGAAAATGACCGGATTGGCATCTCGCATCGCCGGTGAATTGCCGTGTTTGCAGTCATTGTAATAGCGCGCGTAATCGACGCGATAGTCTTCCAGCGCCTTATCGAGACCGGCAACGATCGGACCTACGTCCGGTTTTGCCGGGTCGAAGTCGAGGATCAGTGGGCGGATCTTGGTACGCAGGAAGTGGTCCGGGCAGCTGGTACCGAGCGCGCCGAGGGTGCGGAGATTCTTCGAGTTGACGAATTCGAGCACGCCATCCTGATCATCGAAATGGCCAAGCTTGCGCTCCTGCTTGCCGATCCGCCCGCGGATTTCCGGCATAAGGCGGGCAGCGATTGCCCGGCGTTCAGCCACCGGCAGGCTTTGGGTCGCCTGGCCGCCGAAGATCGTCTTGCCTTCAGTCTGCTGGGCGAACCATTCGATTGCCTTGTTGATAATGGCGAGCGTCAGCTCGTAGCAGGCCCTGGCGTCGTTCGCCCAGGTGAAAAGGCCGTGGCTTTCGAGGACGACACCCTTGGCATCCGGGTTCGCCTTGACGAACGCTTCAAGATCGAGACCGAGCTGGAAGCCAGGGCGGCGCCAGGGCAGCCAGCCGATCTCGTCGCCAAAGACCTGTTTCGTCAGTTCCCTGGAATTCTTGGCTGCAGCGATCGCGATGATGGCGTCCGGATGCATGTGGTCGACATGCGTGAAGGGCACAAATCCATGCAGCGGCGTGTCGATCGAGGCGGCGCGGGAATTCAGGTTGAAGGTGCAATGCGGCAAAAAGCCGACCATGCGATCTTCGTCTTCGACGCCCCTATAGATACCCTTAAGCGAATCAAGCTTGTCCTGATAGAGCGTCGCAAAGCCGTCGAGCTTAATGGTCCCGACATCGCCGCCAGATCCCTTGACCCAGAGAACCTTGACCTTCTCGCCGGTCAGTGGATCCGTTTCCATCACCTTTGCCGAAGTATTGCCGCCGCCGTAATTGGTGATGCGCTTGTCAGCGCCAAGGAGGTTCGAGCGGTAAAGCAGCTTGCCGGGTTCATCGAGCCCTTCTGCGTAAGAATCATCCCAACGGTTCTCAAGAAGCCGGACGGTGGCCGCCATGTCATCCTCCCTTGTGTGCCTTATGCGCAGACGAAAGCCACGCTGTATCCGGTGACGGTATCGCTCATCAAAATGCATATTGTCAATCGAAAACGATCAAAAACAATTATTGTGCAGCGCAGTATGAAAATTTTTGATCGTTTTTGATTGACAGCTTTTAACGGATACGAAATAAATACGGACAGGGAGGAGCCAAATGCACGAACGCGAACGCCATCGCATCATCCTGAGCGCTGTCCAGGAAAAGTCGGTCGTCACGATCCAGGATATTGCTGAGCTGACCGAAGCCTCAGAGGCCACGATCCGGCGTGACATCGCGGCTCTCCATGTGCAGGGCAAGATCCGGCGCGTGCGCGGCGGCGCAGAAGCCGTCCATCCGCCGCAGCTCGGCAATCTTGCGGGACGTCCTTTTAGAGTCTCAGAATCGGTCAATATCGATAAAAAGCGCGCAATTGCGCGCGCCGCCGTGGATCTGTGCGACCCGGGCGATGCGATCATCATCAATGGCGGCACGACGACGTTTCAGATGGTACACTTCATGTCGGCGCACCGCATGCAGGTCATGACCAATTCGTTCGCGATCGCCGAACATCTGGTAAAACATTCCAAGAATACGGTGACGGTGCCGGGCGGTGTGATCTACCGTGAACAGAGCCTCATTCTGTCGCCGTTCGATAATGACGCCATCCGCAATTTCTATGCACGCCGCTTTTTCATCGGGGCCCAGGGCGTCGGCCCGCTCGGCATCATGGAAGCCGACGCGCAGATCATTCAAAGCGAACAGAAGCTGATGCATCAGGCCGACGAACTCGTCGTGATGGTCGATTCCAGCAAATTCCGCCGTCGGTCGAGCCTCATTCTGTGCCCGCTCGACCGTGTTTCGACGATCATCACCGACGACGGCATCCAGGAAGATTCCGCCAGGATGATCGAGGATGCAGGCATCAAGCTCGTCGTCGCGAGCGCTGGCCTGCAATCGGTGAAGGAGGATTCCTCGTCGGTCGCCTGAGAAGCGCCGGCCAGGTGTAGTTAGTCTCAATCAACGTGGGAGGATGAAAGCATGAAACTCGCAAAGAAACTCGCGGTGGGCGTCGCACTCGCCGTCGCCATGATGGCAGGCACGGCCAGTGCTGCCGACATGAAGATCGGCCTCGTCGTCAAGTCACTCGGCAACGGCTTCTTCGACGCGGCCAACAAGGGCGCCCAGGAAGCCGCCAAGGAGCTCGGCGGCGTCGAAGTGATCTATACCGGCCCGACGGCGCCGACGGCAGAAGGCCAGATCGAAGTCATCAACTCGCTGATCGCGCAGGGTGTTGATGCCATCGCGATCTCCGCGAACGACCCGGATGCCGTCGTCCCAGCCCTGAAGAAGGCGGCCCAGCGCGGCATCAAGGTCGTCTCCTGGGATTCCGGTGTTGCGCCTGAAGGTCGCATCCTGCAACTCAATCCATCGTCCAACGAGTTGATTGGCAAGATGTGCTTGACGCTCGCCAAGGATCACCTCGAAGGCGGCAAGGGTGACTTCGCAATCCTCTCCGCTACTTCGACCGCGACGAACCAGAACATCTGGATCGGGGAGATGAAGAAGCAGCTCAAGGACTTCCCGGGCCTCAACCTCGTCACCACCGTCTACGGCGACGACCTTTCGGACAAATCCTATCGTGAAGCGGAAGGCCTCTTGAAGTCCAACCCGAACGTCAAGGTCATCGTCGCTCCGACGACGGTCGGCGTCCTGGCAGCATCCAAGGTCGTCGAGGACAAGGGCCTTGTCGGCAAGGTCTATGTCACGGGTCTCGGCCTGCCGTCCGAAATGGCCGGTGCGATCAAGTCAGGCGCGACGAAAGAATTCGCCATCTGGAACCCGATCGACCTCGGCTATTCGGCAACGCAGATCGCCTATCGCCTCGTCAAGGGTGACTCGGACGGCAAGCCAGGCAGCGAAATCGAAGCCGGCCGCATGGGCAAGATCAAGGTTGGCGAAAATGGCGAGGCCGCAATGGCAGATCCGTTCGTCTACAACGCCTCGAACATTGACCAGTTCTCCAAGGTCTTCTGATCTGAACTGTCATGCATAAAGCCCGGCGGCTTTGGGGCCGCCGGGATTTCTCATTCGACACCGGTAAAGCGCTGATGAACACTGCCCTTCAACAACCCGTCACGGACCGCACGACCGCAGATGCGCCCGCCATCCTCGAAATGCAGGGCATTTCGCAGATCTTTCCCGGCGTAAAGGCGCTCGATAAGGTCAGCATCGCACTCTATCCCGGCAAGGTGACCGCGCTGATCGGCGAAAACGGCGCAGGCAAATCCACTCTCGTTAAGATCCTGACCGGCATCTACAGGCCGAACGAAGGCGAAATCATCGTCGACGGCCAGCCCGTCACCTTCGCCAGCGCGCAGGCCGCAATCGATGCGGGCGTCACGGCCATCCATCAGGAAACTGTCCTCTTCGACGAATTGACAGTTGCCGAAAACATCTTCCTCGGCCATGCGCCACGTACAAAATTCCGCACCATCGACTGGAAGGCGATGAACAGCCGTTCGAAAGGGCTGTTGACTTCACTCGAAAGCAGCATCGATCCGACAATCCGGCTGAAGGACCTCTCGATCGCACAGCGTCATCTGGTGGCAATTGCCCGCGCGCTTTCGATCGAGGCCCGCATCGTCATCATGGATGAGCCGACAGCTGCCCTTTCGCGCAAGGAGATCGACGATCTCTTCCGCATCGTTCAGGGCCTGAAGGAAAAGGGCAAGGCGATCCTTTTCATAAGCCACAAGTTCGACGAACTTTACGAGATCGCCGACAACTTCGTCGTCTTCCGCGACGGCCGCGCCGTCGGAAACGGCAGGCTGAAGGAAACGCCGCAGGACGCGATCGTGAAGCTCATGGTCGGCCGCGATGTCGAGAACGTGTTTCCGAAAGCCCCGGTAGAGATCGGCGGCCCCGTTCTCGAAGTCCAGGATTACTGTCACCGAACGGAATTCCGCGATATTTCCTTTACGCTTCGCAAGGGCGAAATCCTCGGCGTCTATGGCCTGATCGGCGCTGGACGCTCGGAACTCTGCCAGTCGCTTTTTGGCATCACCAAGCCGCTCTCCGGCAGGCTCATGCTCGACGGCAAGAAGATTTCGATGGCATCGCCGCTCGACGCCATCCGTGCCGGCATCGTCTATGTGCCGGAAGAGCGCGGCCGCCACGGCCTGGCGCTGCCGATGCCGATCTATCAGAACATGACGCTGCCTTCACTGACGCGCACCTCGCGCAAGGGCTTCCTGAAGGCCGCCAACGAATTTGCGCTCGCCCGTAGATACGCCGAGCGGCTGGATCTTCGCGCAGCCGCACTGTCCGTCCCCGTCGGCACGCTGTCTGGCGGCAACCAGCAGAAAGTCGTCATCGGAAAATGGCTGGCGACGCAGCCCAAGGTCATCATCCTCGACGAGCCGACCAAGGGCATCGATATCGGTTCCAAGGCCGCCGTCCACGGCTTCATCAGCGAGCTTGCCGCCGAAGGGCTCTCGATCATCATGATCTCCTCTGAACTGCCGGAAATCATCGGCATGTCGGACCGTGTCCTGGTGATGAAGGAAGGGTTGTCGGCCGGTCTGTTTGAGCGCGCGGAGCTTTCGCCAGAGACACTGGTGCGCGCAGCGACCGGAAATGCATGAGGTGATGGAATGGCACGACTGATCAGAAAACGCGAAACCCTGCTTTTCCTCATCATCGTCTTGATGATCGCGGTCTTTTCGGCGCGCGCTGCAGATTTTGCGACGCCCTCAAACCTCGCCGGCATCTTCAACGATACCTCGATCCTCATCATCCTGGCGCTCGCGCAGATGACCGTTATCCTAACGAAATCGATTGACCTTTCGGTCGCCGCCAATCTCGCCTTCACCGGCATGGCAATCGCGATGATGAATGCCGCCTTTCCCGATCTGCCGCTGGTCGTCCTGATCCTTGCAGCGATTGCGATCGGCGCCTGCCTCGGTGCGATCAACGGCTTTCTTGTCTGGGCCCTTGAAATCCCCCCGATCGTCGTCACGCTCGGGACGCTGACCATCTATCGCGGCATGGCCTTCGTGCTCTCCGGCGGTGCCTGGGTGAACGCCCATCAGATGACACCGACCTTCCTTTCCGTGCCCCGCACGCCGATCCTCGGCCTGCCGGTTCTGAGCTGGGTCGGGATCGCAATCGTGCTCTTGATGTATATTCTGCTGAAATATACCCAGTTCGGCAGATCGGCCTATGCGACTGGCGGCAACCCGATGGCGGCCGTCTATGCGGGAATCGATACCGGTTGGACGAAATTCCTGGCCTTCGTGCTGTCCGGTGCGCTCGCCGGCCTTGCAAGCTACCTGTGGGTCTCGCGTTACGCGGTCGCCTATGTCGATATCGCCAGCGGCTTCGAGCTCGACAGCGTCGCCGCCTGCGTCATCGGCGGCATCTCGATCGCCGGCGGTGTCGGGTCAGTCATCGGCACGGTGCTCGGCGCACTCTTCCTCGGCGTCATCAAGAATGCGCTTCCCGTCATCGGCATCTCGCCCTTCACACAGATGGCGATCTCAGGCACCGTCATCATCCTTGCCGTCGTCTTCAATGCCCGACGCGAGCGCAGTCGCGGCCGTATCATCCTGCGCGACAAGGCAGCTGCAGAAACTCCAGCCGAGGTCGTCCCATGAGCACCTTTTCCGCCCCAACCGAAAAGCGCGTCATTCCCGATCGTCTCGGCACACCGTTCCGCCGCATCATGGCCAGCTGGGAAGTGCTGCTTTTCGGCGTTGCCATCTTGATCTTCGTCTTTAATTCCATGGCATCGCCCTACTTCCTGAATGCATGGAACCTCTCGGACGCAACCTTCAATTTCACCGAAAAAGCGATGATCGCCTTTGCCATGGCGCTGCTTGTGATCGCAGGCGAGATCGATCTTTCGGTTGCAGCCATCATCGCGCTTGCATCGACGGCCATGGGGGCGGCCGCACAGGCCGGCATCGCGACACCGGGCCTCGTGCTGATCGGCATCGGCACGGGGTTGGTTTGCGGGGTTTTCAACGGCGTCCTCGTCTCCATGCTGAAACTGCCGTCGATCGTCGTCACCATCGGCACGATGAGCCTCTTCCGCGGCATCTCCTATATCGTGCTGGGGGACCAGGCTTACGGCAAATATCCCGCCGATTTCGCCTACTTCGGCCAGGGCTATGTCGTCTGGATCTTTTCCTTCGAATTCGTGCTGTTCTTCGTGCTGGCGATCCTCTTCGCCATCCTGCTGCACGCCACGAACTTTGGCCGCCAGGTCT
It encodes:
- the rhaI gene encoding L-rhamnose catabolism isomerase codes for the protein MAEFKIAQHLIAEENAKRAAALKADYDALGANLGRRGVDIDAITTKVAAFFVAVPSWGVGTGGTRFARFPGTGEPRGIFDKLDDCAVIHQLTQATPTVSLHIPWDKADAGELRAKGDALGLSFDAMNSNTFSDAPGQKRSYKYGSLSHTDAATRQQAIEHNLECIEIGKALGSKALTVWIGDGSNFPGQSNFTKAFERYLVAMAEIYKGLPDDWRLFSEHKMYEPAFYSTIVQDWGTNYLIAHTLGPKAQCLVDLGHHAPNTNIEMIVARLIQFGKLGGFHFNDSKYGDDDLDAGAIEPYRLFLVFNELVDAEYRGVKGFHPAHMIDQSHNVTDPIESLINSANEIRRAYAQALIVDREALSGHQNENDALMATETLKRAYRTDVEPILAEARRRAGGAIDPVAAYRASGYRRKVSAERPASMAGGGGII
- a CDS encoding ABC transporter permease; protein product: MTDIATRPALSEGSKFLRRFLKRKTVAFGVLILTVFVLLAILAPWVTPYSPSKLSIVNRLKPPSGLFFFGTDEFGRDVFSRTIFAGRLSLLVGAAVVVLSALIGVSLGLLAGFFKQFDAPIARLIDAMMAFPDILLAIALVAALGPSLTTVIIALSIVYSPRLARIVRASTLVIRELPYVEAAQALGISTFHIMTRHVLRNLLSPILVQGTFLFASAMLAEAGLSFLGLGVSPEIPTWGTMIAAGRQYIGQADWMTLFPGVAIVLSVLSLQMVGDGLRDMLDPKLRKDL
- a CDS encoding YqaE/Pmp3 family membrane protein, giving the protein MDVIRILLAIILPPLGVFLQVGLGLHFWLNILLTLCGYLPGIIHAIWVILRK
- a CDS encoding ABC transporter permease, producing the protein MIRYILQRLFGMMVVMFLVVTIVFVIVRVTPGDPAAVMLGPDATPQDIAELRGRLGLDQSVLVQYVYYISQLLRGDLGQSIFLNMPVTAALLDRAEPTFFLTVFSLAIACVIALPIGIYAAYRRGSFVDQAATTVAMFAASIPSFWLGLILMQFFAVRFNFFPVSGYGGPGANFFGRMYHLTLPAFALGIVSSALILRFTRASMLDVLGDDYIRTARAKGLIERRVILKHALKNALIPILTVIGLTAAVLISGAVVTETVFGLPGVGNLVVSAVLRRDYPVIQGALLIIAALYVLINFAIDMLYLLVDPRVRY
- a CDS encoding carboxymuconolactone decarboxylase family protein is translated as MQSRMGNPAVVIPEAMQALLAFGNIPQKCGLSPKLLELVNLRASQINGCGVCVDGHPRIARRLGETDERLFAVSAWRETPYFSPAERAALALTEAVSRVSDRADPVPDEIWDEAARHYDTKSLAALVIAIANINVWNRLNVATRQIAGEWKP
- a CDS encoding ABC transporter substrate-binding protein; translated protein: MKTLVAFLLGTALVALPTTLMAQEKGGIINVATIGEPPTLDPMSSTADLVGIVTQHIFETLYTFDKKWNVTPLLAESLPNISADGKSYTIKLRTGIKFHDNSDMTSEDVVASLTRWTKIASRGKQAAGFIEAIAAVDPATVKITLRQPYAPLTSLLAFNNSAAIIIPSDKQDEPMKDFIGTGPYMLKERKADQYIQLVRFSGYKSRDGESDGYGGARHQYLDEIRFVPVPDPNTRVEAAVSGQYDYVDSIPVESFDKLKASTASQPIILKPFGYPVFVFNTKEGIAKNIEVRKAIRQALSMEDMLAAAFGSTDFYTLDGDIYPEAYSWHTDAGVEGNYNVAKPEEAAEALKKTGYNGEPLRILTSRQYEFHYKMAQVAAEYLKLAGFTVDMQVVDWATLTQRRADPKLWDIYISHSPFLPEPALIGSLSTSSPGWWDTPARKAAVDAFTSEVDSAKRIELWANVQKAIYEDAPFMKIGDFNAVSAESNKLEGVDPAPWPYFWNASIKK